The proteins below are encoded in one region of Limnochorda pilosa:
- a CDS encoding FAD-binding oxidoreductase, translating to MAEATATFTLPGLGEGEPGCVLHPRSVEEVSEALRGAWEAGASVRPWGGGTQMVLGHAILPAPARVVDLTRLDRVVEHRPEDMTVTVQAGVRWGDLAARLGQAGHELPFDPPVLPEATVGGMTAVGLSGPRRFAYGRLRDWVLGVQVVRPDGTITRAGGRVVKNVSGYELSKVYVGSLGTLGVITEVTFKTRPVAPSRRVAAVPLPGPRALEAAVARIMDSPVEPAFLEAFWIGGRDGRKLHLETEPSASKDDGGPARLVVEALGLAADDPRINLPWLLAGFEGTEGRTAWQHQEVRRLLEPLRTAEMEPLEGAAGGRGPAALPRDLREVLFRPTDPPWEAVHEALLAGHRLPLAGATGDGRAVFYASLMSDQVAGFLAFARDVTERENARFAAYTHAGNGGVALHVAGPPPALEAAGRALLEEAARLGGSMVLRHGPPPVRQALPIWDPPPATLPLMRALKEKLDPRRILNPGRFVGGL from the coding sequence ATGGCGGAAGCGACGGCAACCTTTACGCTCCCCGGCCTGGGCGAGGGCGAGCCGGGTTGCGTGCTGCACCCCCGATCCGTGGAAGAGGTGTCGGAGGCGCTGCGGGGCGCGTGGGAGGCAGGGGCATCGGTACGGCCGTGGGGCGGCGGAACCCAGATGGTGCTGGGCCACGCCATCCTCCCCGCGCCGGCCCGGGTGGTGGATCTGACCCGCCTGGACCGGGTGGTGGAACACCGTCCCGAAGACATGACGGTTACGGTCCAGGCGGGGGTGCGCTGGGGCGACCTGGCGGCGCGGCTGGGGCAGGCGGGTCACGAGCTGCCTTTCGATCCCCCGGTTTTGCCTGAGGCCACCGTGGGCGGGATGACGGCGGTGGGGCTCTCGGGTCCCCGGCGCTTCGCCTACGGGCGCCTGCGCGACTGGGTGCTGGGCGTCCAGGTGGTGCGCCCCGACGGCACCATCACCCGGGCGGGAGGCCGGGTGGTCAAGAACGTGAGCGGGTACGAGCTGAGCAAGGTCTATGTGGGCAGCCTGGGAACCCTGGGCGTGATCACCGAGGTCACCTTCAAGACCCGGCCGGTGGCCCCGTCCCGGCGGGTGGCCGCGGTGCCGCTGCCGGGTCCTCGGGCGTTGGAGGCCGCTGTGGCCCGTATCATGGACTCGCCGGTGGAGCCGGCGTTCCTGGAGGCCTTCTGGATCGGCGGGCGCGACGGCCGGAAACTCCATTTGGAAACGGAGCCTTCAGCATCCAAGGACGACGGCGGCCCGGCGCGGCTCGTGGTAGAGGCGCTGGGCCTTGCGGCGGACGACCCCCGGATCAACCTGCCGTGGCTCCTGGCGGGCTTCGAAGGGACCGAGGGACGGACCGCGTGGCAGCACCAGGAGGTCCGGCGGCTGCTCGAGCCCTTGCGCACGGCGGAGATGGAGCCTCTCGAGGGCGCGGCTGGAGGGCGGGGGCCTGCCGCTCTTCCGCGCGACCTTCGGGAGGTGCTCTTCCGGCCCACCGACCCGCCGTGGGAGGCCGTGCACGAGGCGTTGCTCGCAGGGCACCGGCTTCCGCTCGCCGGGGCCACGGGCGACGGGAGAGCCGTGTTTTACGCCTCCCTCATGAGCGACCAGGTGGCCGGGTTCCTCGCGTTCGCCCGTGACGTCACGGAGAGGGAAAACGCCCGGTTCGCGGCCTACACCCACGCGGGGAACGGGGGGGTGGCCCTGCACGTGGCCGGCCCGCCCCCCGCCCTGGAGGCGGCAGGGCGGGCGCTCCTGGAGGAGGCGGCCCGGCTAGGCGGCAGCATGGTGCTTCGCCACGGCCCGCCTCCGGTGCGGCAGGCCCTGCCGATCTGGGACCCACCCCCCGCCACCCTTCCCCTGATGCGCGCGCTCAAAGAGAAGCTCGATCCCCGCCGGATCCTCAATCCGGGACGGTTCGTGGGGGGTCTCTGA
- a CDS encoding TetR/AcrR family transcriptional regulator: protein MTLFPLSASSHDPLLIPSTLPRSSGRVQTLRSRRGTSLRLLSGSGGYDPCGLDAAVVLEAARRVFATQGFKRASLDDVARKVGIGRGTIYRRFPTKEALLEAVVRLGEREVIARHQGEPLASWSSLRA from the coding sequence ATGACGCTCTTCCCCCTCAGCGCGTCTTCACACGACCCTTTGCTGATCCCGTCCACCCTACCCCGTTCGTCTGGGCGCGTCCAGACCCTGCGCTCCCGGCGGGGCACGTCGCTGAGACTCCTCTCAGGATCCGGCGGATACGATCCGTGCGGGCTTGACGCAGCGGTTGTTCTCGAAGCTGCCCGCCGGGTCTTCGCGACGCAGGGCTTCAAGCGGGCCAGTCTGGATGACGTGGCCCGGAAAGTGGGCATCGGCCGGGGTACCATCTACCGTCGCTTCCCCACCAAGGAGGCGCTGCTGGAGGCTGTGGTCCGCCTGGGCGAGCGGGAGGTCATCGCGCGGCATCAGGGTGAACCCCTAGCCAGCTGGTCCAGCTTGAGGGCGTAG
- a CDS encoding DUF4058 family protein: MGAPGVRLDPRLETSGLWPDFHARFLVALADHLTPLLRPRYLTLVEERVYVAWEEAPSVAYRPDASVTRPHPPASAGQAHATSVPTAEPIPALLPFPEEVRERYLRVQTASGELVTVVELLSPNNKRPNHEGRAAYLRKREDLLAARVNLVEMDLLVNGERMPLVSPWPPGDRFVLVARGTAPGRGELYPIPLPDPLPVIRFPLRSPDADLPLDLQAILADVWVRGDYALKLDQLARGSP; encoded by the coding sequence GTGGGCGCCCCTGGCGTCCGACTCGACCCACGCCTGGAGACTTCAGGCCTCTGGCCGGACTTCCACGCCCGTTTCCTGGTCGCGCTGGCGGACCACCTGACGCCTCTTCTCCGACCCAGGTATCTCACGCTGGTCGAGGAACGCGTCTACGTGGCCTGGGAGGAAGCACCCTCTGTGGCGTACCGGCCCGACGCGAGCGTGACGCGCCCGCACCCCCCTGCCTCGGCAGGCCAGGCTCATGCGACCTCGGTCCCCACCGCTGAGCCGATCCCGGCCCTGCTCCCGTTCCCGGAAGAGGTGCGCGAGCGGTACCTCCGGGTCCAAACCGCCTCGGGCGAGCTGGTGACGGTCGTTGAGCTCCTCTCGCCCAACAACAAGCGCCCGAACCACGAGGGGCGTGCCGCGTACCTTCGGAAGCGGGAGGACCTCCTCGCTGCCCGGGTCAACCTGGTGGAGATGGACCTGCTGGTGAACGGCGAACGCATGCCCCTGGTGAGCCCGTGGCCGCCAGGTGACCGCTTCGTCCTGGTGGCGCGCGGGACCGCCCCGGGCCGGGGCGAGCTTTATCCGATCCCCCTGCCCGACCCCCTGCCCGTCATCCGGTTCCCGCTGCGGTCGCCGGACGCGGACCTGCCTCTGGACCTTCAGGCGATCCTGGCGGACGTCTGGGTACGCGGCGACTACGCCCTCAAGCTGGACCAGCTGGCTAGGGGTTCACCCTGA
- a CDS encoding FAD-binding oxidoreductase, whose protein sequence is MIDSELVKRMRALLGTERVLASPEELLVYECDGLTLYRNQPELVVLPETTEEVASIVRLLKDRGVPFVPRGAGTSLSGGTFSEPGVVQISLARMRRILRVDLRNRRAVVQAGVVNLHLSQAVEQQGYHYAPDPSSQGACTIGGNVAENSGGPHTLKYGVTVNHVLGLKVVLPSGEVVELGGPQEDPPGYDLVGLITGSEGTLGIVTEATVRLTRNPQAWKTYLAVFESVEDATRCVSGIISRGIIPAALEMMDHLVIQAVEAAFRFGFPLDAGAVLIVELDGPAEGLPEEGERVEAVFREHGAREVRTARDARERAKLWASRKKAFGAVGRLSPSYVTQDGVVPRSRLPEIMARAEEVGRRHGIRIANVFHAGDGNIHPLLLYDERDPEQVERVLAASDELLEACIELGGALTGEHGVGIEKKSHLGRLFSEDDLQVMLDVHDVFNPDSRCNPGKIFPSARSCVEVRRPRAAAPA, encoded by the coding sequence ATGATCGATTCTGAGCTTGTCAAGCGCATGCGGGCACTGCTGGGAACCGAACGGGTGCTCGCAAGCCCCGAGGAGCTCCTGGTCTACGAATGCGACGGCCTCACCCTTTACCGCAACCAGCCCGAGCTGGTGGTGCTGCCCGAGACCACCGAGGAGGTGGCCTCCATCGTGCGGCTCCTCAAGGACCGCGGCGTCCCCTTCGTGCCCCGGGGTGCCGGGACCAGCCTGTCGGGGGGCACCTTCTCGGAGCCGGGCGTGGTCCAGATCTCCCTGGCCCGCATGCGCCGCATCCTGCGGGTGGACCTGCGCAACCGGCGGGCGGTGGTGCAGGCGGGGGTGGTGAACCTGCACCTGAGCCAGGCCGTGGAGCAGCAAGGGTATCACTACGCGCCGGACCCCTCCAGCCAGGGCGCCTGCACCATCGGCGGCAACGTGGCCGAGAACTCGGGCGGGCCCCATACGCTCAAGTACGGCGTCACCGTCAACCACGTGCTGGGTCTGAAGGTGGTCCTTCCCTCGGGTGAGGTGGTGGAGCTGGGTGGGCCTCAGGAGGATCCGCCCGGCTACGACCTGGTGGGGCTGATCACGGGGAGCGAGGGCACCCTCGGGATCGTCACCGAGGCGACGGTCCGTCTCACCCGGAACCCCCAGGCGTGGAAGACGTACCTGGCCGTCTTCGAGAGCGTCGAGGACGCGACCCGCTGCGTCTCGGGGATCATTTCCCGGGGAATCATCCCGGCCGCCCTGGAGATGATGGACCACCTGGTGATCCAGGCCGTGGAGGCCGCCTTCCGCTTCGGCTTCCCCCTGGATGCGGGGGCGGTGCTGATCGTGGAGCTGGACGGCCCCGCCGAAGGCCTTCCCGAGGAAGGCGAGCGGGTGGAGGCGGTCTTCCGGGAGCACGGCGCGCGGGAGGTTCGAACCGCTCGGGATGCCCGTGAGCGGGCGAAGCTCTGGGCCAGCCGCAAGAAGGCCTTCGGGGCCGTCGGGCGCCTCAGCCCCAGCTACGTCACCCAGGACGGGGTGGTGCCCCGCAGCCGCCTGCCCGAGATCATGGCCAGGGCGGAAGAAGTGGGCCGGCGTCACGGGATCCGCATCGCGAACGTCTTCCACGCGGGCGACGGGAACATCCACCCGCTGCTCCTCTACGACGAGCGGGACCCGGAGCAGGTGGAGCGGGTCCTGGCCGCAAGCGACGAGCTGCTCGAGGCGTGCATCGAGCTCGGGGGCGCGCTCACCGGCGAGCACGGGGTCGGCATCGAGAAGAAGAGCCACCTGGGACGGCTCTTCAGCGAGGACGACCTGCAGGTGATGCTCGACGTCCACGACGTCTTCAACCCGGACAGCCGCTGCAATCCGGGGAAGATCTTCCCCTCGGCCCGCTCGTGCGTCGAGGTGCGCCGGCCCCGGGCGGCGGCGCCGGCCTGA
- the glcF gene encoding glycolate oxidase subunit GlcF, producing MASILSTAEQTAVRDRKGPALPGALDPAFLTCVHCGLCSSACPTYLELGSEADSPRGRIHLMRAVVEGRLEWTPEAVGHIDLCLECRACETACPSGVNYHHLLEQARVELEGKGLRPARTRRLLAWMRDRLFPYRSRLEWAFMPLRLLRAVERLVPQVARLLPAFLRDLAGFVPRLPPAFRWRRLPEENPAQGTERLRVGLLAGCVQSVVYGPVNEATVRVLQRNGCTVAVPRAQGCCGALHQHTGAREKAKAFARRNLDAFEAAGVDVVVANAAGCGSTLKEYGELLADDPAYAGRAAAFAAKVKDVSELLAELPLEAPEGRIQARVAYHDACHLAHGQGVREQPRRVLASIPGIELVDLPEGEVCCGSAGIYNLTEPAMSRRLQQRKVAHVAGSGARIVATGNPGCMMQLEQGARRAGLELQVRHPVELLDEAYRAGEKRTS from the coding sequence GTGGCGAGCATCCTTTCCACCGCCGAGCAGACGGCGGTGCGGGACCGAAAGGGGCCGGCCCTCCCGGGCGCCCTGGATCCGGCCTTCCTCACCTGCGTCCACTGCGGGCTCTGCTCCTCGGCCTGCCCCACCTACCTGGAGCTGGGTTCGGAGGCCGACTCGCCCCGAGGCCGGATCCACCTGATGCGGGCCGTGGTCGAGGGCCGGCTGGAGTGGACCCCCGAGGCCGTGGGCCACATCGACCTCTGCCTGGAGTGCCGGGCGTGCGAGACCGCCTGCCCCTCGGGGGTGAACTACCACCACCTCCTGGAGCAGGCCCGGGTGGAGCTGGAAGGGAAGGGCCTGCGCCCCGCTCGCACCCGGCGTCTCCTCGCCTGGATGCGCGATCGGCTCTTCCCCTACCGGTCCCGCCTGGAGTGGGCCTTCATGCCGCTCCGACTCCTCAGGGCCGTTGAGCGTCTGGTCCCGCAGGTGGCGCGCCTGCTTCCGGCCTTCCTGAGAGACCTGGCCGGCTTCGTCCCACGGCTTCCGCCGGCCTTTCGCTGGCGCCGGCTCCCCGAGGAGAACCCGGCCCAGGGCACCGAGCGGCTGCGGGTGGGGCTCCTGGCGGGGTGCGTCCAGTCCGTGGTCTACGGGCCCGTCAACGAGGCGACGGTGCGGGTGCTCCAGCGGAACGGGTGCACGGTGGCCGTGCCCCGTGCCCAAGGGTGCTGCGGCGCCCTCCACCAGCACACGGGCGCCCGGGAGAAGGCGAAGGCCTTCGCTCGTCGCAACCTGGACGCCTTCGAGGCGGCGGGCGTGGACGTGGTGGTCGCGAACGCGGCCGGGTGCGGCTCCACCCTGAAGGAGTACGGAGAGCTCCTGGCCGACGACCCTGCGTATGCGGGGCGGGCCGCTGCCTTCGCCGCCAAGGTCAAGGACGTCTCCGAGCTCCTGGCCGAGCTTCCCCTGGAGGCTCCCGAAGGGCGTATCCAGGCCCGGGTGGCGTACCACGACGCGTGCCACCTGGCTCACGGACAGGGGGTGCGGGAGCAGCCCCGGCGGGTCCTGGCCTCCATCCCGGGGATCGAGCTGGTGGACCTGCCCGAGGGCGAGGTCTGCTGCGGCAGCGCCGGCATCTACAACCTCACCGAGCCCGCGATGTCGAGGCGCCTCCAGCAGCGCAAGGTGGCGCACGTGGCGGGCTCCGGCGCCCGAATCGTGGCCACCGGGAACCCCGGGTGCATGATGCAGCTTGAGCAGGGCGCCCGCCGCGCCGGCCTGGAGCTCCAGGTGCGCCACCCCGTGGAGCTGCTGGACGAGGCGTACCGGGCGGGCGAGAAACGGACATCGTAG
- a CDS encoding rhodanese-like domain-containing protein encodes MAHGEGIRAEDLRAMLERGEPVTVLDIRRSADREWTIPGSVHVDAYDALNAGDGKVLDTVDLPTDRPVVTVCGRGGTCVLLDGRTLFTGDTLFLSSVGRPDLEEPDPARIETHARMLYRSLERFLELPPETLVLPGHTGEPVAFDGRPLAVSLAEVRARSPLLGQPEDAFVAAILQRIPETPPNYRTIVEWNAADRSFEGDATELEAGANRCAVG; translated from the coding sequence GTGGCGCACGGGGAAGGGATACGCGCGGAGGATCTCAGGGCGATGCTCGAACGGGGCGAGCCCGTGACGGTGCTGGACATCCGGCGCTCCGCGGACCGGGAATGGACGATACCGGGGAGCGTGCACGTCGATGCGTACGACGCCCTGAACGCGGGCGACGGGAAGGTTCTCGACACGGTGGACCTTCCTACAGACAGGCCCGTGGTCACCGTCTGCGGCCGCGGCGGCACTTGCGTCCTCCTGGACGGGCGTACGCTCTTTACCGGCGACACGCTCTTCCTGTCCAGCGTGGGAAGGCCTGATCTGGAAGAGCCGGATCCAGCACGGATCGAGACGCACGCCCGCATGCTGTACCGGTCCCTCGAGCGGTTCCTCGAGCTGCCGCCGGAGACCCTGGTCCTTCCGGGTCACACGGGGGAGCCGGTCGCATTCGACGGCCGCCCCCTGGCGGTGTCTCTGGCCGAGGTGCGCGCCCGCAGCCCCCTCCTGGGCCAACCGGAGGATGCCTTCGTAGCGGCCATCCTCCAGCGAATCCCCGAAACTCCGCCCAACTATCGGACAATCGTCGAGTGGAACGCGGCGGACCGCTCCTTCGAAGGCGACGCCACCGAGCTCGAGGCGGGCGCCAACCGCTGCGCGGTCGGGTAG
- a CDS encoding MFS transporter, translating to MESRPDPATVRLGLRENLGSFALLVLVNAFVGGMVGLERTVVPLVGAEEFRLASEVVVFAFIMAFGVVKAFTNLASGVLADRFTRKAVLVAGWALGLPVPFLLAWGPTWGWIVGANVLLGLSQGLAWSMTVAMKIDLVGSARRGLAVGLNEFAGYGAVGLTALLTGYVAAARGLRPDPFLIGVAYAVLGFTLSLFAVRDTGAHAALEASLHPGAEQVARPSTGWVVAQTTWRNRTLFAVSQAGLVNNLNDGMSWGVFPLLFAAHGVGLEGIGLIKAVYPLTWGIGQVVTGPLSDRYGRKPLIVAGMITQAAGHAVIGLGLARPFTAGLMGSVLLGIGTAMVYPSLLAAVGDSAHPSWRTTSLGVYRFWRDLGYAVGALTSGLVAGALGLAWAVHVAGLLTLASGLVAWGAMRETLPTRAAEAREAFRQPAGPPGAGRPSR from the coding sequence GTGGAGAGTCGGCCTGACCCGGCCACCGTCCGCCTGGGCCTGCGCGAGAACTTAGGCTCGTTTGCCCTCCTGGTGCTGGTGAACGCCTTCGTGGGCGGTATGGTAGGACTGGAACGCACGGTGGTCCCCCTGGTCGGCGCCGAGGAGTTCCGCCTCGCCTCAGAAGTGGTCGTCTTTGCCTTCATCATGGCGTTCGGTGTGGTGAAGGCCTTCACCAACCTGGCGTCGGGGGTGCTGGCGGACCGGTTCACCCGGAAGGCCGTGCTGGTCGCCGGATGGGCGCTGGGGCTGCCCGTGCCCTTCCTGCTCGCCTGGGGACCCACCTGGGGGTGGATCGTGGGGGCGAACGTGCTGCTGGGCCTGAGCCAGGGGCTCGCGTGGTCCATGACGGTGGCCATGAAGATCGACCTGGTGGGCTCGGCCCGCCGGGGGCTGGCGGTGGGTCTCAACGAATTCGCCGGTTACGGGGCCGTGGGGCTCACCGCCCTCCTCACCGGTTACGTCGCCGCTGCGCGGGGGCTACGGCCGGATCCCTTCCTCATCGGCGTCGCGTACGCGGTGCTCGGCTTCACCCTCTCGCTCTTCGCGGTGCGGGACACAGGCGCGCACGCCGCCCTGGAGGCCTCGCTCCATCCCGGGGCCGAGCAGGTCGCCCGGCCGAGCACGGGGTGGGTCGTGGCGCAGACCACCTGGAGGAACCGCACCCTCTTCGCCGTCTCGCAGGCGGGGTTGGTCAACAACCTCAACGACGGCATGTCCTGGGGGGTCTTCCCGCTCCTCTTCGCCGCCCACGGCGTGGGCCTGGAGGGGATCGGCCTCATCAAGGCCGTGTACCCGCTCACGTGGGGGATCGGCCAGGTGGTCACCGGCCCCCTCTCCGATCGGTACGGGCGCAAGCCGCTGATCGTGGCGGGGATGATCACGCAGGCCGCCGGCCACGCGGTGATCGGGCTCGGCCTGGCACGCCCATTCACAGCCGGCCTCATGGGATCCGTGCTCCTGGGGATCGGCACCGCCATGGTCTACCCGTCGCTGCTGGCGGCCGTAGGGGATTCGGCCCACCCTTCCTGGCGCACCACCTCGCTGGGCGTCTACCGGTTCTGGAGGGACTTGGGGTACGCGGTGGGCGCCCTCACCTCGGGGCTGGTGGCGGGGGCGCTCGGGTTGGCGTGGGCGGTCCACGTGGCGGGGCTGCTGACCCTCGCCTCGGGCCTTGTCGCCTGGGGCGCCATGCGGGAGACTCTTCCGACCCGGGCCGCGGAAGCCCGCGAGGCCTTCAGGCAGCCGGCCGGACCTCCTGGTGCCGGCCGGCCGTCACGATGA
- the proS gene encoding proline--tRNA ligase, protein MAEGQALVKEIVPQSEDFSAWYVSVIRKADLMDYSPVRGCIVFKPDGYELWEACQAGLDRRFKETGHRNAYFPTLIPESFFQREKEHVEGFAPELPLVTEVGSEKLEERLALRPTSETIIGHMYAKWIQSYRDLPVLINQWANVFRWEKRTLPFLRTTEFLWQEGHTAHATEEEAREETMRMLEIYRDFVEADLAIPVVKGQKTPSERFAGAVDTYSIEAMMKDGKAVQAGTSHYLGTKFAEGFGIQFLDRDNQLKYVHTTSWGASTRLIGCIIMVHGDDRGLALPPRVAPTQVILIPIGPAKVREEVVGRSRELLQALRAAGLRARMDDRDEFSPGWKFSEYEMRGVPLRLELGPRDLAQGVVVAVRRDTGEKQALPQDGLVERVQTLLDEIQASMFQKALAFREAHSHRAATLADLGRVLEEKGGFVLAGWCGDDACERRVKEETKATARNIPFDPPERMERCLVCGREARHTVWFARAY, encoded by the coding sequence GTGGCGGAAGGGCAGGCGCTGGTCAAGGAGATCGTGCCCCAGTCGGAGGACTTCTCGGCCTGGTATGTGAGCGTCATCCGCAAGGCCGACCTGATGGACTACTCGCCGGTGCGCGGCTGCATCGTCTTCAAGCCCGACGGTTACGAGCTCTGGGAGGCGTGCCAGGCCGGCCTCGACCGGCGCTTCAAGGAGACGGGGCACCGGAACGCCTACTTCCCCACGCTCATCCCCGAGAGCTTCTTCCAGCGCGAAAAGGAACACGTGGAGGGCTTCGCCCCGGAGCTTCCCCTGGTGACCGAGGTCGGGAGTGAGAAGCTGGAGGAGCGCCTGGCGCTCCGGCCCACCTCCGAGACCATCATCGGCCACATGTACGCCAAGTGGATCCAGTCGTACCGCGACCTGCCGGTCCTCATCAACCAGTGGGCCAACGTCTTCCGCTGGGAGAAGCGGACGCTCCCCTTCCTGCGCACCACCGAGTTCCTCTGGCAAGAGGGCCACACCGCCCACGCCACTGAGGAGGAGGCGCGGGAGGAAACCATGCGGATGCTCGAGATCTACCGCGATTTCGTGGAGGCCGACCTGGCCATTCCGGTCGTCAAGGGCCAGAAGACCCCTTCGGAGCGCTTCGCGGGGGCGGTGGACACCTACTCCATCGAAGCCATGATGAAAGACGGCAAGGCGGTGCAGGCCGGCACCTCCCACTACCTGGGCACCAAGTTCGCCGAAGGCTTCGGCATCCAGTTCCTGGACCGGGACAACCAGTTGAAGTACGTCCACACCACGTCGTGGGGAGCTTCCACCCGGCTGATCGGGTGCATCATCATGGTGCATGGCGACGACCGGGGTCTTGCGCTGCCGCCACGGGTGGCGCCCACCCAGGTCATCCTGATCCCCATCGGACCGGCGAAGGTCCGCGAGGAGGTCGTCGGGCGGTCGCGGGAATTGCTCCAGGCTCTGCGGGCAGCCGGACTCCGGGCCCGGATGGACGACCGGGACGAGTTCTCGCCCGGGTGGAAGTTCAGCGAGTACGAGATGCGGGGCGTGCCGCTCCGCCTCGAGCTGGGACCCCGCGACCTGGCCCAGGGCGTGGTGGTGGCCGTCCGCCGCGACACGGGCGAAAAGCAGGCGCTGCCCCAGGATGGGCTGGTCGAGCGGGTCCAGACGCTCCTCGACGAGATCCAGGCCAGCATGTTCCAGAAGGCGCTGGCCTTCCGGGAGGCCCACAGCCACCGCGCGGCCACCCTCGCGGACCTGGGCAGGGTCCTGGAAGAGAAGGGCGGCTTCGTGCTGGCGGGCTGGTGCGGCGACGACGCCTGCGAGCGGCGCGTGAAGGAAGAGACCAAGGCCACCGCCCGCAACATCCCCTTCGACCCGCCCGAGCGGATGGAACGCTGCCTCGTCTGCGGGCGGGAGGCACGGCACACGGTCTGGTTCGCGCGGGCGTACTGA
- a CDS encoding YbbN family protein — MRPVMAAVRETYGDTLRYTYVDVDPGRPLDSYQVARDFDLRGHPFVAVLAPGGRLVDARYGVVPRDEIEGWLKEAR, encoded by the coding sequence ATGCGGCCCGTGATGGCCGCCGTGCGCGAGACGTATGGCGACACCCTTCGCTACACCTACGTCGACGTCGATCCCGGGCGACCTCTCGACAGCTACCAGGTCGCCAGGGACTTCGACCTCCGGGGCCACCCCTTCGTCGCGGTCTTGGCGCCGGGCGGGCGCCTGGTGGATGCCCGATACGGCGTTGTGCCCCGCGACGAGATCGAAGGCTGGCTGAAAGAGGCGCGATGA
- a CDS encoding class I SAM-dependent methyltransferase, which translates to MSDLKDSVRQQFGTHAEAYVRSQDHARGESLERLVELTRPQPDWTVLDVATGGGHTALAFAPRVARVVASDLTPAMLDAAERHAAGRGAANVEFVVADAEGLPFPDAAFDLLTCRVAPHHFPDVRRFVREAARVVRPGGLVAVVDNVVPADPEVAAYVNAFEKVHDPSHHWAYSLEEWISFFEDAGLVVGETETFRKRRDLEEWAGRSGCTPETLAELKRLLLEAPPAARACLEPDDRQGRLGFHLTEGLLIGRKPHAASSGRATSS; encoded by the coding sequence ATGAGCGACCTCAAAGATTCCGTCCGCCAGCAGTTCGGCACGCACGCGGAGGCCTACGTCCGCAGCCAGGATCATGCACGGGGCGAGAGCCTGGAGCGCCTCGTGGAGCTGACGCGGCCCCAGCCGGATTGGACCGTTCTCGACGTCGCCACCGGCGGGGGTCACACCGCGCTCGCCTTCGCCCCGCGGGTGGCCCGGGTGGTCGCGTCGGACCTCACCCCCGCCATGCTCGACGCCGCCGAGCGCCACGCCGCCGGGCGCGGGGCGGCCAACGTGGAGTTCGTCGTCGCCGACGCCGAGGGCCTCCCCTTCCCCGACGCCGCCTTCGACCTCCTCACCTGCCGGGTGGCACCCCATCACTTCCCCGACGTCCGCCGCTTCGTGCGGGAAGCCGCCCGAGTGGTCCGGCCGGGGGGACTGGTGGCCGTGGTCGACAACGTGGTGCCCGCCGACCCCGAGGTGGCCGCGTACGTCAACGCCTTCGAGAAGGTCCACGACCCCTCGCACCACTGGGCGTACAGCCTGGAGGAGTGGATCTCCTTCTTCGAGGACGCAGGACTGGTCGTAGGGGAGACGGAGACCTTCCGGAAGCGCCGGGACCTGGAGGAGTGGGCCGGGCGCTCGGGGTGCACGCCCGAGACCCTCGCCGAGCTGAAGCGTCTCCTGCTGGAAGCGCCCCCCGCCGCCCGCGCGTGCTTGGAGCCCGACGACCGGCAGGGGCGCCTCGGCTTCCACCTCACCGAGGGGCTGCTCATCGGGCGCAAGCCGCACGCGGCGTCTTCTGGTCGTGCTACCTCATCGTGA
- a CDS encoding ArsR/SmtB family transcription factor, with the protein MARAGTSRTFTDTSEDARLAHAKQAPPSTETPPKPAHDLCEVEGFHPEAIARALSDLPDPNEAQRVADLFALLADPSRVRILHALAREELCVCDVAAVTGLSVSAVSHQLRLLRRAGAVAYRKEGRMAYYRLVDTRLAQLLQEVVQDAR; encoded by the coding sequence GTGGCCAGAGCTGGAACGAGTCGAACCTTTACCGATACGTCAGAGGATGCTCGGCTCGCCCACGCCAAGCAGGCCCCACCGTCCACCGAGACGCCGCCCAAACCGGCCCACGACCTGTGCGAGGTCGAGGGCTTCCATCCTGAAGCGATCGCCCGGGCCCTCAGCGACCTCCCCGACCCGAACGAAGCACAGCGGGTGGCCGACCTCTTCGCCCTCCTGGCCGATCCCAGCCGGGTGCGTATCCTCCATGCCCTGGCCCGGGAGGAGCTCTGCGTCTGCGACGTGGCAGCGGTGACCGGGCTCTCGGTGAGCGCGGTGAGCCACCAGCTCCGCCTGCTCCGGCGGGCGGGCGCCGTGGCCTACCGCAAGGAGGGGCGCATGGCCTACTACCGTCTCGTGGACACCCGCCTCGCGCAGCTGCTGCAGGAGGTGGTCCAGGATGCACGCTGA